A window of the Methyloprofundus sp. genome harbors these coding sequences:
- a CDS encoding cytochrome c-type biogenesis protein CcmH: protein MMTLWIVFAAMLLLAAFVILWPLAAFKGSNKSHPVVSQKQENINIFQERLAELEHEQQQGNLDKPAFLQLKTELEKTLLGDVSIEEAPENKQITKANSMNWLVIGGITCIVVIGSLLTYQSLGASEQYEQYLALGEPAGQPAQQATSPVGQQAKAPDFATAVVALQAKLTEDPENIENWFLLANSYNAMGKYSEAAAVYKKMADIIGVGKPGYASVKAAYAQTLFQISGETMVPEAQQAMEEALRVDPEEPTALILQGLQAYQQQAYPEAIAAWEKAKIKGGKAQVQRFIEPAIVQARSKMGELAPPVNKPSKTSTATAGAAGITIKLDISPAFKAKLKPTERIFVFAKGKMPMPLAAERLQVKDLPITIVLDDTKAAMPTAKISSVEFVEITARVALSGSPRAVKGDLYVTAKKVAVHKGLTLTMVIDKVVE, encoded by the coding sequence ATGATGACCCTATGGATTGTGTTTGCTGCGATGTTATTGCTAGCAGCTTTTGTCATACTATGGCCCTTAGCCGCTTTTAAAGGCAGTAATAAGAGTCACCCTGTAGTTTCGCAAAAGCAAGAAAATATAAATATCTTTCAAGAACGCTTGGCAGAACTAGAACATGAACAACAGCAAGGTAACTTGGATAAGCCCGCTTTTCTACAGTTAAAAACTGAATTAGAGAAAACGCTATTAGGTGATGTCAGCATTGAAGAGGCTCCTGAAAATAAACAAATTACTAAAGCTAATTCCATGAATTGGTTAGTGATCGGCGGCATTACTTGTATCGTGGTCATAGGGAGCTTATTAACCTATCAATCACTTGGTGCCAGTGAACAATATGAGCAATATTTAGCGCTTGGCGAGCCAGCAGGGCAACCCGCACAGCAAGCTACTAGTCCCGTCGGTCAACAAGCTAAAGCACCTGATTTCGCGACAGCCGTGGTTGCTCTGCAAGCTAAGCTAACAGAAGACCCCGAAAATATAGAAAACTGGTTTTTGTTAGCGAATAGTTACAATGCGATGGGAAAATACTCTGAAGCAGCTGCAGTGTATAAAAAAATGGCTGATATTATCGGAGTAGGTAAGCCTGGATATGCCTCGGTTAAAGCCGCTTATGCGCAAACTCTATTTCAAATTTCAGGTGAAACCATGGTGCCTGAAGCGCAACAAGCCATGGAAGAAGCACTAAGAGTGGATCCTGAAGAGCCGACTGCACTAATTTTACAAGGTTTACAAGCATATCAACAGCAAGCTTACCCAGAAGCAATTGCAGCATGGGAAAAAGCTAAAATAAAAGGTGGCAAAGCACAAGTACAACGCTTTATTGAACCCGCTATTGTGCAAGCCCGTAGCAAAATGGGAGAACTTGCTCCTCCAGTCAATAAGCCTAGTAAAACTTCGACAGCCACAGCAGGGGCGGCTGGTATCACCATTAAATTAGATATTAGCCCTGCCTTTAAAGCAAAGCTAAAACCTACCGAGCGTATCTTTGTATTTGCCAAAGGTAAAATGCCAATGCCATTAGCAGCTGAACGACTACAAGTAAAAGACCTGCCTATTACCATAGTCTTGGATGATACCAAAGCAGCGATGCCTACCGCTAAAATCTCATCAGTAGAATTTGTGGAAATTACCGCACGTGTTGCTTTATCAGGTAGCCCTAGAGCAGTAAAAGGAGATTTATATGTTACAGCAAAGAAAGTGGCTGTACATAAAGGTCTTACTTTAACGATGGTAATTGATAAAGTAGTTGAATAA
- a CDS encoding cytochrome c-type biogenesis protein CcmH, whose amino-acid sequence MLKIKTTISLLLLLSSFMLSAAIDVYQFEDPEKEKRFQELAYELRCPKCQNQNLADSNAEIAKDLRTKIQQMLLADKSNPEIVDYMVARYGDFVLYEPRVKPQTYLLWYGPAIFLILGLIVIFGIIRGRNKSKQNTEQNSVALSATETKQLDALLKTKKSKKS is encoded by the coding sequence GTGTTAAAAATTAAAACAACTATCAGCTTATTGCTGTTGCTAAGTAGTTTTATGTTATCAGCAGCCATTGATGTTTATCAATTTGAAGACCCTGAAAAGGAAAAGCGCTTTCAAGAGTTGGCTTATGAATTACGTTGCCCAAAATGTCAAAATCAGAATTTAGCAGACTCTAACGCTGAAATTGCCAAAGATTTGCGTACTAAAATACAACAAATGTTATTGGCTGATAAGAGCAACCCTGAAATTGTCGATTATATGGTTGCCCGTTATGGTGATTTTGTTTTATATGAACCGCGCGTTAAACCACAAACTTATTTACTTTGGTATGGTCCTGCGATCTTTTTAATATTGGGGTTAATTGTCATTTTTGGAATTATTCGTGGGCGTAATAAAAGTAAACAAAATACTGAGCAGAATAGTGTTGCGCTTTCTGCTACTGAAACAAAGCAATTGGACGCTTTGCTGAAAACTAAGAAGAGTAAAAAATCATGA
- a CDS encoding chromate reductase, NAD(P)H dehydrogenase (quinone): MSKILFLSGSARAASLNKKLAKLAAEIAAAQGASVTFIDLKDFEMPLYNGDLEAEHGIPENAKKLKQIFVEHDGFFIASPEYNSSFSALLKNTLDWLSRPHMDNEAPLIAYQGKVAALGAVSPGALGGMRGLVSLRMLLGNIRVTVIPTQVAVASGMQAFDAQGKLTDSRQAGMLQATIDELVKTTNSLSQ, from the coding sequence ATGTCTAAGATTTTGTTTTTGTCAGGTAGTGCACGTGCCGCATCGTTAAATAAGAAATTAGCTAAACTGGCTGCTGAAATTGCTGCAGCGCAAGGTGCTAGTGTCACTTTTATTGATCTCAAAGATTTTGAAATGCCGCTTTATAATGGTGACCTGGAAGCAGAGCACGGCATTCCTGAAAATGCTAAAAAACTAAAGCAAATTTTTGTTGAGCATGATGGCTTCTTTATTGCATCTCCTGAATATAATAGCTCGTTCTCAGCACTGCTTAAAAATACCTTAGACTGGTTATCTCGGCCACATATGGACAACGAAGCTCCACTTATAGCCTACCAAGGTAAGGTGGCTGCATTGGGAGCAGTATCACCTGGTGCTTTAGGCGGTATGCGTGGCTTGGTCTCTTTAAGAATGTTATTGGGAAATATAAGAGTCACTGTGATTCCAACTCAAGTTGCAGTTGCATCTGGCATGCAAGCTTTTGATGCACAAGGAAAGTTAACTGATTCTCGCCAAGCGGGTATGTTACAAGCGACGATTGATGAACTGGTTAAAACAACAAATAGTTTAAGTCAATAG
- a CDS encoding cytochrome c biogenesis protein CcmG, thiol:disulfide interchange protein DsbE has translation MPRLLLFIPLLLFIILGGFLWKGLSIDPRELPSALLNKPFPEFSLSALQTPERTLTKKDFIGQPVLVNVWATWCPSCRQEHEQLLAIAETSNIPIIGLNYKDDRAGAVRWLQQLGNPYQFNIFDDDGMLGLDLGVYGAPETYLLDAQGVIRHRHVGVLTQQAWMELQDIIKGWDSVKN, from the coding sequence ATGCCTAGATTACTGTTATTTATTCCTCTGCTCTTATTTATTATTTTAGGTGGATTTTTATGGAAAGGCTTAAGTATTGACCCAAGGGAGTTACCTTCGGCATTATTGAATAAGCCTTTTCCCGAGTTTTCTTTATCGGCTCTACAAACACCAGAACGGACTTTAACCAAGAAAGATTTTATTGGCCAACCTGTATTGGTTAATGTGTGGGCAACTTGGTGTCCCTCTTGTCGACAGGAACATGAGCAATTACTGGCTATTGCAGAAACCAGCAATATCCCCATTATTGGCTTAAATTATAAAGATGATCGCGCGGGTGCAGTGCGTTGGTTACAGCAGTTAGGCAACCCGTACCAATTTAATATTTTTGATGACGATGGTATGTTAGGGCTTGATTTAGGTGTGTATGGAGCCCCTGAAACTTATTTATTGGATGCACAAGGTGTTATTCGCCATCGCCACGTCGGCGTGTTAACTCAACAAGCTTGGATGGAACTACAAGACATAATAAAAGGATGGGATAGTGTTAAAAATTAA